From one Marmota flaviventris isolate mMarFla1 chromosome 1, mMarFla1.hap1, whole genome shotgun sequence genomic stretch:
- the LOC139706441 gene encoding uncharacterized protein, translated as MVDKERCCVLCSLWLDGLHATHCIAYRPKAPDAGADPAGRARTVRPDPPQRLLPLRELEAVPGGIAAPLRSRSSGARTAPGVAFAGLTLLPSARRRQVCKSGRAEAALFAAGCSTKLAPHPELQSPPASGDPARAPGHPEGGRYFLRMCSVPRQGDEAGVLQTKNGQNTGDLCPRKAGHRDTKHIAEITAAEEIDGPPATQQGVHAPTQLHEHMQL; from the exons ATGGTGGACAAAGAAAG GTGCTGTGTCTTGTGCTCTCTTTGGCTGGATGGCCTGCATGCGACTCACTGCATTGCCTACAGACCCAAGGCCCCAGATGCAGGTGCAGATCCCGCCGGCAGGGCGCGTACTGTCCGCCCTGATCCTCCGCAGCGCCTGCTCCCGCTGAGAGAGCTTGAGGCAGTACCTGGCGGGATAGCGGCGCCACTCAGGTCGCGCTCTAGTGGTGCCCGGACTGCCCCTGGCGTGGCGTTCGCGGGCCTGACCCTGCTGCCCTCAGCCCGTCGCAGGCAGGTGTGCAAAAGCGGACGCGCTGAGGCCGCCCTTTTCGCCGCCGGCTGCAGCACGAAGTTGGCGCCGCACCCAGAACTTCAGTCGCCTCCAGCTTCCGGGGACCCGGCGCGGGCTCCAGGCCATCCTGAGGGCGGCAG gTATTTTTTGAGAATGTGCTCTGTGCCTAGACAAGGTGATGAGGCTGGAGTCCTGCAGACAAaga ATGGACAGAACACTGGAGATCTTTGTCCCAGAAAGGCTGGACACAGAGATACCAAGCACATTGCAGAGATCACTGCAGCAGAAGAAATTGATGGTCCACCTGCTACACAGCAAGGGGTTCATGCCCCCACTCAGCTCCACGAACATATGCAACTGTGA